From a single Desulfobacteraceae bacterium genomic region:
- a CDS encoding L,D-transpeptidase, with protein MTLLLTFSVTSALAADPSTAPKRVLVIDKAAQKLSVFVDGRQVARFPATFGIDPVSDKRRINDLATPEGHYFITYKKSRTRFYRTLGLSFPNLADAQRGLAAGIVSVEEYGRILKAARRSRPAPCDTGLGCAIAIHGGGVYRQFGEFTERDWTDGCVALDNSDMAVLFNLCRPGDPVLIFNSAQNLFGLIRPFTQVRNLDDQGLPVCPDGVCAYQADLRTRLGRTGVTVREGGAHGLSLEVVVQGEGANLPALVLVDRNADGEMSFLDSAEGPIADGAAPGSAYELVRTAIVAALSSGGMPRLDGGR; from the coding sequence TTGACGTTGCTGCTGACTTTTTCCGTGACCAGTGCCCTGGCTGCTGACCCCTCAACGGCGCCCAAAAGAGTCCTGGTCATCGACAAAGCCGCACAGAAACTGAGCGTCTTTGTCGACGGCCGGCAGGTGGCCCGGTTCCCCGCCACCTTCGGCATCGACCCCGTTTCGGACAAGCGCAGGATCAACGATCTGGCGACTCCCGAGGGCCACTATTTCATTACCTACAAGAAGAGCCGGACCCGGTTTTACCGCACCCTGGGCCTTTCCTTCCCGAATCTGGCCGATGCCCAGCGGGGCCTGGCCGCGGGCATCGTCTCCGTGGAGGAATACGGGAGGATTCTCAAGGCCGCGCGCAGATCCCGCCCGGCGCCGTGCGACACGGGGCTGGGCTGCGCCATCGCCATTCACGGCGGGGGGGTGTACCGGCAATTCGGGGAGTTCACGGAGAGGGACTGGACCGACGGTTGCGTCGCCCTGGACAACTCGGATATGGCGGTGCTCTTCAACCTTTGCCGGCCCGGGGACCCGGTGCTCATCTTCAACAGCGCCCAAAACCTCTTCGGCCTCATCAGGCCGTTCACCCAGGTGCGCAACCTGGACGACCAGGGCCTGCCGGTCTGCCCTGACGGGGTCTGCGCATACCAGGCCGATCTGCGGACACGGCTGGGCCGGACCGGCGTAACCGTGAGAGAGGGCGGGGCGCATGGATTGTCCCTGGAGGTCGTGGTCCAGGGCGAGGGGGCGAACCTTCCGGCCCTGGTCCTCGTGGACCGCAATGCGGACGGCGAGATGTCTTTTCTGGACAGCGCCGAGGGGCCGATCGCGGATGGGGCAGCGCCGGGGTCGGCCTACGAATTGGTCAGAACTGCGATTGTCGCCGCCCTTTCCTCCGGCGGGATGCCCCGCCTGGATGGCGGGCGA
- a CDS encoding lytic murein transglycosylase produces MAAAIAVAVLLASWQASAQAREEAGNAAAEEAASGQAFRDWLDLLRNEARGKGISDATLDAALADIAPLAAVIELDRRQPEFTQTFWSYLRQRVSDERVKRGRALLAKHRDLLNEIYAQYGVPPRYLIAFWGLETNFGDYLGSFPVIDALATLAYDRRRARFFRGELLGALQILEEGHIAPAAMTGSWAGAMGQMQFIPSTFIGYAVDRTGDGRKDIWGSLPDAFSSAANFLFKLGWRAQEPWGWEVLLPRDFDLMSAKMQIKKTLTAWSALGVQRTDGKPLPHLEREGAILLPQGHKGPAFLVYDNFRTIMRWNNSINYALSVGHLADRIAGLPELATGREAEHKPLSRDAIGEIQQLLNRLGFEAGAVDGLPGSRTRTAIRAFQQKHGLPPDGYPEPALLQRLRAAAAALP; encoded by the coding sequence TTGGCAGCGGCGATTGCTGTGGCGGTGTTGCTCGCGTCATGGCAGGCTAGCGCGCAGGCCAGGGAGGAGGCCGGCAATGCTGCGGCGGAAGAGGCGGCTTCCGGACAGGCTTTCCGGGATTGGTTGGATCTGCTGCGCAACGAGGCGCGCGGCAAAGGCATCTCGGATGCCACCCTGGACGCGGCCCTGGCCGATATTGCGCCGCTGGCGGCCGTGATCGAACTGGACCGGCGCCAGCCCGAGTTTACCCAGACCTTCTGGTCCTACCTCCGTCAGCGGGTCAGCGACGAGCGGGTGAAACGCGGCCGGGCGCTGCTGGCGAAACATCGCGACCTGCTGAACGAAATTTATGCCCAATACGGCGTTCCGCCGCGCTATCTCATCGCCTTCTGGGGACTGGAGACAAATTTCGGCGACTATCTGGGCAGCTTCCCTGTGATCGACGCCCTGGCGACCCTGGCCTACGACCGGCGCCGCGCCCGTTTCTTCCGGGGAGAGCTGCTCGGGGCGCTGCAGATCCTCGAGGAAGGGCACATCGCGCCGGCTGCGATGACGGGCTCCTGGGCCGGGGCGATGGGGCAGATGCAGTTCATCCCTTCCACCTTCATCGGCTACGCCGTGGATCGGACCGGTGACGGGCGCAAGGACATCTGGGGCAGCCTGCCGGATGCCTTCTCATCTGCGGCCAATTTCCTTTTCAAGCTGGGCTGGCGGGCGCAGGAACCCTGGGGCTGGGAGGTGCTCCTGCCGCGGGACTTCGACTTGATGTCGGCCAAGATGCAGATCAAAAAGACGCTGACGGCGTGGTCGGCGCTTGGGGTGCAGCGGACTGACGGCAAGCCATTGCCGCACTTGGAAAGGGAAGGCGCCATCCTGCTGCCCCAGGGCCACAAAGGCCCCGCGTTCCTGGTTTACGACAACTTCCGTACCATCATGCGCTGGAACAATTCCATCAACTACGCCCTCTCCGTCGGCCATCTGGCGGACCGCATCGCCGGGCTGCCTGAGCTTGCGACGGGTCGGGAGGCGGAGCACAAGCCGCTTTCGCGCGACGCGATCGGGGAGATCCAACAACTTCTAAACCGCCTCGGCTTCGAGGCCGGTGCCGTGGACGGCCTGCCGGGTTCCCGCACACGCACCGCGATCCGCGCCTTTCAGCAGAAGCATGGGTTGCCGCCTGACGGCTATCCCGAGCCGGCTTTGCTTCAAAGACTGCGGGCGGCAGCGGCAGCCCTGCCGTGA
- a CDS encoding Na+/H+ antiporter subunit C, with product MEALAALAVAVLTACGTYLVLRARTFTVVLGLSLLSYAVNLFLFFSGRLVTGAPPLAGGAGPTADPLPQALVLTAIVIGFGMTAFVVILALRARGELNNDHVDGKGDVP from the coding sequence ATGGAAGCCCTGGCCGCACTTGCCGTTGCCGTGCTGACGGCCTGCGGGACCTACCTCGTCCTGCGCGCCAGAACCTTCACCGTGGTCCTGGGTCTGTCGCTCCTGTCCTATGCGGTCAATCTCTTTCTTTTCTTCAGCGGGCGGCTGGTGACAGGCGCGCCTCCCCTGGCCGGAGGCGCCGGGCCAACGGCGGACCCCCTGCCACAGGCGCTGGTCCTGACAGCTATCGTCATCGGTTTCGGCATGACCGCCTTCGTGGTCATCCTCGCCCTGCGGGCGCGGGGCGAACTCAACAACGACCATGTCGACGGCAAAGGAGACGTCCCGTGA
- a CDS encoding monovalent cation/H+ antiporter subunit A — protein MNLLLVIAFPLLGALLPPLAARWGRNACTWAALAVAACTLLLAASPILHAFQGTPAQVQLSWLPGAGLDLSLRLDGLSALFVMLVAGIGVLVVLYARYYLSEKDSLGRLYGLLLVFMAAMLGVALSDNLLLLLVFWEMTSLSSFLLIGYWQHRADARRGARMALIVTGAGGLALLAGFLLLAQAAGTYRISLILQRGDLIRDHTLYAPALALILAGAFTKSAQFPFHFWLPRAMAAPTPISAYLHSATMVKAGVFLLARLYPALSGTDLWFFAVGGIGLTTLIAGAWIALFQHDLKGLLAYSTISHLGLITLLFGLDTPLAAVAGVFHIVNHATFKASLFMAAGIIDHETGTRDMRRINGLWRYMPHTATLAMVASAAMAGVPLLNGFLSKEMFFAETLHANLLGSAGWILPVAATLAGVFSVAYSARFIHDVFFNGEPRDLPKYPPHEPPRFMKIPVEILAGLCLLVGILPAMTVGPFLAVAAANVVGRDLPPYSLALWHGFNTPLLMSVVALGGGLALYGMRRRLFACHEAMTLRPDAAAMFRAAEGFLSRIAGDAQGFLDNGSLQRSAGLLLTAAAAAMLIPLAPAVAGMQIPGTPVDTLSLIGVTLLLAAGLLTVLWRRQPLKAVVALSVVGLLVSLAFVRFSAPDLALTQLSVEVVTIMLLLLALFFLPQRHASESPPWRKVRDLALASAMGCGVGFAAWGMLTGPHASISGFFMDQSIPGGGGKNVVNVILVDFRGFDTLGEITVLAVAAIGIFALLYNLRLPVPQADQNGRPWAGERHPLILSQMTRFLLPLALLVAAHLFLRGHNAPGGGFIAGLVAAVALVLQYMASGITWTQKQWRQAFHPLIATGVLIASATGAVSLFLGRPFLTSAFGHVHLPVIGEFELASAMVFDLGVFLTVVGVILLILANLGKLKRRSARAGREA, from the coding sequence ATGAATCTCCTGCTTGTCATTGCGTTTCCCCTCCTGGGCGCCCTGCTGCCGCCCCTGGCCGCACGATGGGGGCGCAACGCCTGCACCTGGGCGGCCCTCGCCGTTGCGGCATGCACCCTCCTGCTGGCCGCCTCGCCCATCCTGCACGCCTTTCAGGGGACCCCGGCGCAGGTGCAGCTCTCCTGGCTGCCCGGGGCGGGTCTCGACCTGAGCCTGCGCCTGGACGGGCTCTCCGCCCTGTTCGTGATGCTCGTCGCGGGCATCGGCGTGCTGGTCGTCCTCTACGCCCGCTACTACCTTTCGGAAAAGGATTCCCTGGGCCGTCTTTACGGCCTGCTGCTGGTGTTCATGGCCGCCATGCTCGGGGTGGCCCTGTCCGACAATCTGCTCCTGCTGCTGGTCTTCTGGGAGATGACCTCACTCTCCTCCTTTCTGCTCATCGGTTACTGGCAGCATCGCGCCGATGCGCGACGGGGCGCCCGGATGGCCCTGATCGTCACGGGCGCAGGGGGCCTGGCCTTGCTGGCCGGCTTCCTGCTACTGGCGCAGGCGGCCGGGACCTACCGGATATCCCTCATCCTGCAGCGCGGCGACCTGATCCGGGATCACACGCTCTATGCACCGGCCTTGGCGCTCATCCTGGCCGGGGCCTTCACCAAGTCTGCCCAGTTCCCCTTCCATTTCTGGCTGCCCCGGGCCATGGCGGCGCCCACGCCCATCAGCGCCTACCTGCATTCGGCGACCATGGTCAAAGCGGGGGTCTTCCTCCTGGCCCGGCTCTACCCGGCTCTTTCCGGCACGGACCTCTGGTTCTTCGCCGTGGGCGGCATCGGCCTGACCACCCTGATCGCGGGGGCCTGGATCGCCCTTTTCCAGCACGACCTCAAAGGCCTACTGGCCTATTCCACCATCAGCCACCTGGGCCTGATCACGCTGCTCTTCGGCCTGGACACGCCCCTGGCCGCCGTCGCCGGGGTTTTCCACATCGTCAACCACGCCACCTTCAAAGCCTCGCTCTTCATGGCCGCGGGCATCATCGACCACGAGACCGGCACCCGCGACATGCGCCGCATCAACGGGCTGTGGCGCTACATGCCCCACACGGCGACCCTGGCCATGGTCGCATCGGCGGCCATGGCGGGGGTGCCCCTGCTGAACGGGTTCCTGTCCAAGGAGATGTTCTTCGCCGAAACCCTGCACGCCAACCTGCTGGGCTCTGCGGGGTGGATCCTCCCCGTCGCCGCCACCCTGGCCGGGGTGTTTTCGGTGGCCTACTCGGCCCGTTTCATCCATGACGTCTTCTTCAATGGCGAGCCCCGGGACCTTCCCAAATACCCGCCCCACGAGCCGCCGCGCTTCATGAAGATCCCCGTGGAGATCCTGGCGGGCCTCTGCCTGCTGGTGGGCATCCTGCCCGCCATGACCGTGGGCCCCTTCCTCGCGGTTGCCGCGGCGAACGTGGTCGGCCGCGACCTGCCGCCATACAGCCTGGCCCTTTGGCACGGCTTCAACACCCCCCTGCTGATGAGCGTCGTGGCGCTGGGCGGTGGACTGGCCCTCTATGGCATGCGCCGGCGCCTCTTCGCCTGCCACGAAGCCATGACGCTGCGACCCGACGCGGCCGCCATGTTCCGTGCCGCAGAAGGGTTTCTCAGCCGGATCGCCGGCGACGCCCAGGGCTTCCTGGACAACGGATCCCTGCAACGCTCCGCGGGGCTGCTCCTCACCGCCGCGGCCGCGGCCATGCTCATACCGTTGGCCCCTGCCGTCGCCGGCATGCAGATTCCCGGCACCCCAGTGGACACCCTGTCCCTTATCGGCGTAACGCTTCTGCTGGCCGCCGGTCTGCTCACGGTGCTATGGCGCAGGCAGCCCCTGAAGGCCGTTGTCGCCCTGAGCGTGGTGGGCCTGCTGGTTTCCCTGGCGTTCGTGCGTTTCTCGGCCCCTGACCTGGCCCTGACCCAGCTCTCCGTCGAGGTCGTGACCATCATGCTCCTGCTGCTGGCGCTTTTCTTTCTCCCGCAGCGCCACGCGTCCGAGTCCCCGCCCTGGCGCAAGGTGCGGGACCTGGCCCTGGCCTCGGCAATGGGCTGCGGGGTCGGTTTCGCGGCCTGGGGCATGCTGACCGGGCCCCACGCGTCCATCTCGGGCTTTTTCATGGATCAGAGCATACCCGGCGGCGGCGGGAAGAACGTGGTCAACGTCATCCTGGTGGACTTCCGGGGTTTCGACACCCTTGGGGAGATCACGGTCCTGGCGGTGGCCGCCATCGGCATTTTCGCCCTTCTGTACAACCTGCGACTGCCCGTACCGCAGGCCGACCAGAACGGACGGCCCTGGGCCGGCGAGCGGCACCCGCTGATCCTCTCTCAGATGACGCGCTTTCTACTGCCGCTGGCCCTGCTGGTGGCGGCCCACCTTTTCCTGCGCGGGCACAACGCCCCCGGCGGCGGGTTCATCGCCGGCCTGGTGGCGGCCGTGGCCCTGGTCCTGCAATACATGGCAAGCGGCATCACCTGGACCCAGAAGCAGTGGCGGCAGGCCTTCCACCCTCTCATCGCCACCGGCGTCCTCATCGCGTCGGCCACGGGAGCCGTAAGCCTCTTCCTGGGCCGGCCCTTTCTGACCTCGGCTTTCGGGCACGTTCACCTGCCTGTGATCGGGGAATTCGAGCTGGCCAGCGCCATGGTTTTCGACCTGGGCGTTTTTCTGACCGTGGTCGGGGTGATCCTGCTGATCCTCGCCAACCTGGGCAAATTGAAACGGCGCAGCGCGCGCGCCGGGAGGGAAGCCTAA
- a CDS encoding L,D-transpeptidase family protein codes for MEPGTGVYGVTRMVQAREQDTLLDIAREFGLGYNQIIAANPGIDPWVPPQGSLVRLPLTFVLPRERPQSGVLVNLAEMRLYFFFDNGGHDFFFTAPIGIGREGYLTEIGEYKVKSKTPNPTWVVPESIRSEEPDLPAEVPPGPDNPLGDFVFRLSRNLYAIHGTNKPWGIGRRVSHGCIRMYPEDVGALYPLVPVGAVVKVVYEPVKFGWGNGKLWIQVFEDFEERLVSPLEKVVEELLDYEMAIGTLDVDREALLGALDEKTGVPMAVARLRKE; via the coding sequence ATGGAACCCGGGACCGGCGTTTACGGCGTCACGCGCATGGTGCAGGCCCGCGAGCAGGACACGCTGCTTGACATCGCACGTGAGTTCGGGCTCGGGTACAACCAGATCATCGCGGCCAACCCGGGCATCGACCCCTGGGTGCCGCCCCAGGGCAGCCTGGTGCGCCTGCCCCTGACCTTTGTGCTGCCCCGCGAACGCCCGCAATCCGGCGTGCTCGTGAACCTCGCGGAGATGCGCCTTTACTTTTTTTTCGACAACGGCGGGCATGACTTCTTTTTCACCGCGCCCATCGGCATCGGTCGGGAGGGCTACCTGACGGAGATCGGGGAATACAAGGTCAAGAGCAAGACCCCCAACCCGACCTGGGTGGTGCCCGAGTCCATCCGCAGCGAGGAGCCGGATCTGCCGGCCGAAGTTCCGCCGGGCCCGGACAACCCGCTGGGGGATTTCGTCTTCCGACTTTCCAGAAATCTCTACGCCATCCACGGGACCAACAAGCCCTGGGGCATCGGCCGCAGGGTCAGCCACGGCTGCATCCGCATGTACCCGGAGGACGTGGGCGCACTCTACCCGCTGGTGCCGGTGGGCGCCGTGGTCAAGGTCGTCTACGAGCCCGTCAAGTTCGGTTGGGGGAACGGGAAGCTGTGGATCCAGGTCTTCGAGGATTTCGAGGAAAGGCTTGTTTCGCCCCTGGAGAAGGTCGTGGAGGAGCTCCTGGATTACGAGATGGCCATAGGCACCCTGGATGTCGATCGCGAGGCCCTCTTAGGGGCCCTGGACGAGAAGACGGGGGTGCCTATGGCCGTGGCGCGGCTCCGGAAGGAGTAG